From the genome of Nicotiana sylvestris chromosome 1, ASM39365v2, whole genome shotgun sequence:
TAAACTTTAATTTAGTCTATTAAATCAAAGACTCGCTTTCTCTCCTCATGTATGTATAAAATTGGGATTTAAGATTATTTCCTCAATAAATTAATCGGGAGCATGAACATACAATACTGAGTAACACATATATTGAAAAGCAAACATACATGACCAACTATAGTTCTTTATTTAGTTCTAAGCTCCCTATAGGAGTCTAGAGGTGTTAGGCTAAATAATTGCTATTTAGGGTCAATAATTGCTATATAGTTCTTTATTTAGTTCTGCAGAGTCTTACTCAGTGTTCTGTTTTTTCTTCACCAAGCTCGGAGTGTTGTAATGAAATTATGCGAACCAATGAGTTTGGTTAACCAACTTTTTAAAATTTGCGTCTAACATCTTTTGTAATACACTTCTTCTAGTAGGAGtattatattatgggatttttaacttttattttttgTTGGATACAATCTTCTCtaaagttttaatttttgagcTTTTTGAGAGAATAAGAATTTTAGTGATTAGCACGTAGAAATCCTTGTCTGTACCATAACTATATTTCTGCCATGGACTTTGAAGTCATTCTtaagtttcctttttcatttctcTATCTCCTCCTGAATTTGACCATCTGCATTAACACATGAAGTTAGATAGAACATTGATGATTACACGAAATGACGAACTCAATGCCTACAAAGAAGTTTTTAACTCTCACCAACAAAGTTCGCCATAACATCTGATCGGAGTTTGACTCCTATAAAAAACAGTTTGCAAAGTGTTAAATCCTCAACCACCAGCAATTATCTCCTAGCCAATTTTTATGTAAACATAAATGTTATTAAATGTTTCTCTTTTCAAAAGAGAATTTCTAAACATCATAAGCATTTAGTTGTGAAGTTGAAAGTTTTTCAATTATTAGTATTCCGAGAATTGTTTATTCGTAGGAAGATAGTATGATGTTATAATTTAAAGTGATTCTGCAATATTCCTTACAACTAGAGATTTGCAAATGAAGAATAAGCATAAGAACCGAATTGGCAGAAATTAACTGCCAAGTTAGAAGTTTTTAccttttttaaaagaatttttttttaaaataactgCCATCATtaaaaaaattacattttttgaaataaatttgAAACTCCAACATTGGAGAATTGTCCAAAAAATTATATGTATCAATTTACTATTATGCCACTTGTCATCATGACCTTTCTTTGCCTCTCCTATTATATATAAATAGAATAGATTTATGTATTGTGGAAATGCTGGAAAGGACACGCAGACATTCCAATCTGGTTAAATATTAGATTGTCAAAGTAGAATCTTTCAATGTAACTTAATCTCTCGTCTGCAAGCAGCAAGCAACAACGGCTTTTCGGCCGTTGCGCGCTAGCTTGTAGTTTAGGGGTATAGTAAGGGTGTCCCTTTCTCAAATTTTTCTACAATATAAGATGAAACTTTTAGTCATTTTGGATgttttggtacgaaggaaaatgttttcatgTTTGATTGGTGAGTGGAAAACTtttttccggaaaatattttctagtgtttggttagagagtagaaaatatttttttaggaaaatatttttttatgctactctcctcaCCCCCATTCCCCCAAGTCACCACGTTTCCTTGCTCACCCCCCTCCCCctctccctcccccccccccccccgccccccACCCCCAAAAAAATCCCCAACACAAAAATAACGTTAAAATTGCTGCtccataactaaaaagaaaatactctttttttggttgaaaaagaaagtactcattctacaacatgaaaataaagtactcattttattgaaataaaagaaaatagttatttttttacatcatgaaaaaaaatactaattttgttgaaatgaaaaaaaaaatttacatcatgaaaagaaaatactttttttgttgaaatgaaagaaaatactttttctatgaaaagaaagtatttttttgtttaaatgaaaaaaaaaatacttatcTGTTGAAATGCAAAATTTTTATCTTTAATATGAAAAGAAAGtagtattaataatatttttatttagggtgGGGTGAAGGGTGGGGTGGGTAGGTGGGATGGGGTTGGGTGGTGGCTGTGGGGGTGAGTTGGTGGGGATGAGTTGAGAatgagttttggaaaatattttcctccaattggaggaaaatgaattgatgaggaaaatattttctaaaacatttaagtcaaccaaacatgaaaaaattgaaaaacattttccgAAAATCGTTTTCCCATGCCAAACACACCCTTTATTTAAAACTTGTCATGGTTTTCTTTATCAAGTAGACTTCAAAGGAAGACATTGGAAACGAAAAAAGTTTCTTGATTTTAATAGTTTATCACCTGCTTCTCTTAGTTTTTCAACACGTGAACTTTAAACAATTGAACGGAAATGAGAAGTCATGATTTCCAAACTCAATCAGCTACATTTTAATCTCAAATTAATTGGAGTAAGAGCTATACAACTTATGTATCCAAATATTCAAAGGATTCATCATATTTAGACAACAAAACTAAAAACAATATACAGCAAATTCTCGTTTTTCACTCTAAAGACAGGGGCCTATGTACAAACATTCATGATAAGTAACTAAATTTTCCCAAAACTACAAACTGGATATTAGGTGTTTGTAACAGAATTCAACAAAATTTTGTGTTTTTCATTAACAATTGAACCAAGTTTACTTGTATAAGCTATAATAGGAAATGCCAATGAATGAAACTCCCACAGAGGCAGAAAGGGTTTTCCCGTCTAAAGAATatgaaaatacataaaaatctCTGAGTTTCATAAACTAATCAATAAACAAAAAAGTGATATACAGTACATGGGTTGTGAGAAGACTCCCAATGGAGTTCTGAAACCGCAGTCGTAATAGTATAACCTATGTTGCGCGGACTCCAAAATGTTGCCGCActcgtgtcggatcctccaaaaatatcTACTTTTGGAAGATCCAACACGCACCCAATGACATTTCGGAGAGTCCGAACAACAAAGAGTATAACCACATGCTCCTTCAATCTGGAAAATGATCAAGAACCATTTCTTTTATTACATATAATGGTGGTGTCCGGAAGCAGCCTCTCTACCCCCTcggggcaggggtaaggtctgcgtacacactaccctccccagaccccactagtacAATTTCACTGGGTCGTTGTTTTTGTTGCACAAAACTATGACCTTAGTTGTGCAAATCTCTGCCTCAGAGCATTGGCAAGTTCCCATTCACCAATATTTGCCAGGCCTTCAACAACCTTTTGCCTTGACCTTATGTACGGTATGAACCCTCTCTTGGTCATTTCTGTGACAAATTTTCCAGCCAAAACAAACTGGCAGTTCTCTAAGCACCATTCAAGGACTACCTCGTAGCACTCGAACCCAACATGGACACCCTCATTTTGTAAAAACTCAATTACTTCAATCGCTCTCCATATCTCTTTGTTAGCTCGTATTGCTGCCAATGCTTTCACCAAAGTGTCTTTTCTCGGGCTCAGGCCAAACCTCACAACCATTTCATTCACCATCTCTATGATAGCAGACGTCATTCTTAGCTCGGATAAGTTGTCAATTAAAGTACCGTAACTATCTAAATCCGGGATACAACCAGCCCGGGCCATGCCCTTCAATACATTAGCTGCTTCATCTATCTGATCGACCTTGCAAAGTGATAAAATGATGTAATTGCATGTGCCACAATCAGGGCTATATCCAATATCCTGCATTTCCAACAATATGCTTGAAACAGAATGAGATTTTCCCCGACGTTCAAGCCATGCAGTGGAGAGTAGGAGGTGAGTTTGAGGTACAGGAAGGCAGCCAGAGCGAAGGGTACGctggagaatggcaagagcgagTGGGAGAGGATTTGAGCTTTGGAGAGTGTAGGAAAGGAGAGAGGAATATGCAATTCGAGGGCGAGAACGAGGCCTGACTGGAATAAAAGATTGTAAAATTTCGTCAACAATTTGGACTCTTGTGTTCTCAGGAAAGGTGGATAAAAATGAAAAGGGATTCGGATTGTGGTTAGACCCTTTAGGGGAGCTCAAAATATCAGGAATCTGTTCATATCTTTTTGCTTCCACCACTGCTTTAATGGTTTCTTCAAGCATTCTTGCTGAAGAGGCAAAAGCACGACAAATAGGACGAACAGATAAATGCAGCTTTGCAGCTGCCATCACCCTAGTTGAGTTCTTCTTATTTTAATTCTAAGCGTAAGCAAAATTAGTAGAGGTGCGTTTAAACTGGTGTGGACACTGACAATACTAATAGTGAAAAGATGTTCTTCATTTTCTTAATTCAAACAAATAGCTTAACCTTAGCCTCGGAATGCTTATAATGCTCGAATTTTACACCTGCAGAAGAGGTAGAGGGGTTATGAGGGGTAAAAAAGTCTGCAGCAACTGGACACATGATATAGCAAAATGCATGGAACTGGAAGAGCAGAAAACATTTGATGTTTTCATTCTGGAATAACATCGAACAAGGAACAGGCATAGCGTGAGATGAAAATAACAAATAGATTCTTATTTCGTGGGAGAGACGCAAATACTTTACATAGAAATTGCAATTCAAGAAACACATTTCAATATTCTTTCAACGTTCTATCAAGTGGAACAGCAGAAGAGTAATACCTGTTCTCGCTATAACACAGAGGCAGAAAATACCCCTACAGAGGTTGCCGGTTTCTCCCTTAATCCTGACTTGCTAACTATACGCAGTCCAAACTATGGCTGATTAATAAAAGAATTTCTTGGCCGCAGCTTTATCAGTTTGATGAGAAATTAAttaaaaggaataaagaaaaTTAGACTGCCTCCCTCTTCTTTTCGGTTTATTTTTCTCCTTATTCGTTAGGGGATTGAAGTAAAAGAGAAAAGTATAAACTTGAAGCACCTGTAATATTTGTAAAAAATTATATGTTATATATTATATTGTCTAAAAATTTATTAGTGTAGCTTTAATTTGTGATAGTCGATTAATTattctttttattaatttatcaattAATGCTTAGCATAAAAATTATTTATAATGATTTACACAATGATGAATTAAGTTAGTGAGGCTTTATATAGTCGGCCTTTTCTATATCAATATTTATAGGACTAGTTCTTTTTTGCTTCAAATCTGTGCATTTAGTCAAAAGCTTTAAATATTCTATACAAGATCTTCAAGCTTTGTGCACCTCTATCATAACAAAAAATAGGGTATATACAAGACTGTCCTTTTCTCTCAAAAGGTTAGAACTGAGTCACAATAATAGTTACTAGTATCTAactgtttttcttttttaaatttgaaaggaaCAAAACTCTCAACAAAAGAATGAGCATTCAGGAGCCAGTTATTTCaatacaataatgaacatttGGTGGCGTGTTAATGGTCAGCCGCGATATCAGAGAAAACTGAATAAAATTTAAAGATTTACAGGAAGATTTGGGTCATATTTGATGGGAATAAACCcccacagaaataatattcacgaTAATAAAAgaggaataataatgtagcaccgagatacggtaattaacaagaataaaagagtaacaacgacaccaaaatttttacgtgaaaaacccttttaataaggaaaaaaatcacggccccgagaggagcaactgatatcactatagtaaggaattttacactttgtaggtccgagtaaaatactccaaagaccactacaacactcaaaagaaataaccctcttttgatattcccacctcactacaatatcgctcactctctattttcctcacagactattttcttataccctgtctgtgaaacctcactctttctttctctctttgttggtgtgaagaaatgagagttgaagctctccttttatagccaaagcttcactctctaaagcctacaatatttgacaatttacacacacttttcacaattcaacaaagttggctaccaaaccaaagaaattcaacaaggttggctaccaaaccaaactaattcaacaaggttggctacctaaccaaaccaagtcaacaaggttggctaccaaaccaaagaaacttttattaggcacatgcctatacttcttcaatgagatggacatcatcaatctccccctccagtctcattcatctagatgAGGTAgcattgtcttctagtttgagtgtatGCCGACAAGTtcatttgtagaaatcttcaagacttttagagattcatcatctaccatttctcgaatccaatgatatctcacatcaatgtgtttggtccttgcatggtacatagagttcttgctaaggtctattgcactttgactgtcacaatagacgacatactccttctgatgcaatccaagctcttgaaggaatcgcttgagccatatcatctccttgccagtttctgtagcggcaatgtactctgcttcagttgttgaaagtgcaacgcacttctgcaacttagactgccatgatatagctccccctgaaaatgtaaataaatatccagtagtagattttctgttgtcaatgtcacctgccatatcagcatctgtatagcccttcaagattggatcagatcctccaaagcacaaacaatctcccgtggtacctctcaggtacctgagtatccacttgactgcttcccaatgttcctttccaggattttcaagaaacctgctgacaacaccaactgcgtgagcaatatcaggtctagtacataccattgcatacatcaagcttccgactgctgaagaataaggaactttagccatgttccctttctcttccactgttgtaggacacatctttttactcaactttagatgaccagcaagaggtgtgctgactggcttagcattcttcatgttgaagcgttctagtacacgttcaatgtacttctcctgagatagccacaactttctacttgttctctctcgaactatcttcatccctagaatttgttgtgctgggcccaagtccttcatatcaaatgacttggacagatctcctttcaactttgctatcaaccccttgtcttttcctacaattaacatgtcatccacatacaacaacaatataataaagttattctcagaaaatcttttgaagtatacacatggatcagaataggtctttaggtatgtttgacttttcatgaatgagtcaaacttcatgtaccactgccttggtgcctgcttcaatccataaagactcttattcaatttgcacaccatgtgtttctttccagctacttcaaatccttctggctgctccatataaatctcctcttccaaatctccatgaagaaatgcagttttcacatctaactgctccacttcaagatctaggctagctgctaagctcaaaattgttcgaatagaagtcattttgacaacaggtgagaaaatttcgtcaaaatcaatacctttcttttgttcgaagcctttaaccaccaatcgagctttgtatctgacgaGCTTGCCATTTTCATCTTTCTTGAgcttaaagacccatttgcatttgagtggtcttttaccctttggaagtgcAACCAGCTTGTACGTGCCATTTTTCTGTAAAGATTCTATCTCTTCTTGCATGACTTTCATCCACTAATTCTTTTATGGATGGGATagcacctccttaagactttgtGGCTCCCcttcatcactgatgaggacatactctgtggaagggtacctgcatgactctacccatggcctctctgatctcctcagaggttgaggttgttcttctccctgagtggggtgttccacttcctcgacaccttcatcaagttgcttcccctgctcggcaacctcgtcggttgtACTTTCTACACTTGTGGGATtattagaagtagaaggaatagtaacaaggttaggaattataccattctttgccttttctgacatatcggCAGCAGTTCCAatttcactttctcggaagactacatctctgcttctgatgaccttcttctttacaggatcccacaatctgtacccgaactcttcatctccatatccgataaatatgcagggaacagatttatcatccagctttgttctctacttttttggtacatgtgcaaaagctctgcaaccgaacaccttcagatgcgagtaggacacctccttgttggtccaaactctctctgggatgCCAAATGCCAACgaaactgatggactcctattgatcaggtaacaggctgactgaactgcttcaccccagaaagacttaggcagtttagccattctaaGCATGCTT
Proteins encoded in this window:
- the LOC104212601 gene encoding pentatricopeptide repeat-containing protein At1g06270 encodes the protein MAAAKLHLSVRPICRAFASSARMLEETIKAVVEAKRYEQIPDILSSPKGSNHNPNPFSFLSTFPENTRVQIVDEILQSFIPVRPRSRPRIAYSSLLSYTLQSSNPLPLALAILQRTLRSGCLPVPQTHLLLSTAWLERRGKSHSVSSILLEMQDIGYSPDCGTCNYIILSLCKVDQIDEAANVLKGMARAGCIPDLDSYGTLIDNLSELRMTSAIIEMVNEMVVRFGLSPRKDTLVKALAAIRANKEIWRAIEVIEFLQNEGVHVGFECYEVVLEWCLENCQFVLAGKFVTEMTKRGFIPYIRSRQKVVEGLANIGEWELANALRQRFAQLRS